Proteins encoded in a region of the Hypomesus transpacificus isolate Combined female chromosome 17, fHypTra1, whole genome shotgun sequence genome:
- the LOC124479333 gene encoding CD9 antigen-like isoform X1, whose translation MALDLCGQLCKFILIIFNIVFALLGAAMLGLGLWLRFGADTRGLFDVNLNTLQFVIGVMVLIVLGAVILVGAVFGDYGACSESSGALTVFAVFLSIVFWLVVGAGVFAIIRSDEVAEQMAMFYTTVYAKYLNTDDPSMTVTLTLMHKWFQCCGLVGALDILVKKTCPDHSFTGFFTMPACPPAIVNLFKDKAPLVLGLFLGTAALLVRHTHSIGMSHLDRTPSPSSLPSTPHPDPYQDPVVFPPLTLARTSADV comes from the exons ATGGCTCTGGATCTGTGCGGACAGCTGTGCAAGTTTATTCTCATCATCTTCAACATCGTGTTCGCC CTGCTTGGCGCTGCCATGCTGGGCCTAGGTCTGTGGCTGCGGTTTGGCGCCGACACGCGAGGCCTCTTCGACGTCAACTTAAACACACTGCAGTTTGTCATCG GTGTGATGGTGCTGATCGTCCTGGGTGCAGTGATACTGGTGGGCGCCGTGTTTGGAGACTACGGCGCCTGCAGCGAGAGCAGCGGCGCCCTGACAGTG TTTGCCGTCTTTCTGTCCATCGTATTTTGGTTAGTGGTTGGAGCAGGAGTATTCGCCATCATAAGGAGTGATGAG GTGGCGGAGCAGATGGCCATGTTCTACACGACGGTGTATGCAAAGTATTTGAATACGGATGACCCTAGCATGACGGTCACTCTGACCTTAATGCATAAATGG TTCCAGTGCTGTGGATTGGTGGGAGCCCTGGACATTCTGGTCAAAAAGACGTGCCCCGATCACAGCTTCACCGGATTCTTCACTATGCCT gcctgtCCCCCAGCCATCGTCAACCTGTTTAAGGACAAGGCTCCGTTGGTTCTGGGCCTGTTCCTGGGTACAGCTGCTCTgctggtaagacacacacacagtataggcATGTCCCATTTAGACAgaacaccctctccctcctccctcccctccaccccccaccctgaccCATACCAAGACCCTGTGGTCTTCCCCCCTCTGACTCTGGCCAGGACGTCTGCGGATGTCTAG
- the LOC124479333 gene encoding CD9 antigen-like isoform X2, with amino-acid sequence MALDLCGQLCKFILIIFNIVFALLGAAMLGLGLWLRFGADTRGLFDVNLNTLQFVIGVMVLIVLGAVILVGAVFGDYGACSESSGALTVFAVFLSIVFWLVVGAGVFAIIRSDEVAEQMAMFYTTVYAKYLNTDDPSMTVTLTLMHKWFQCCGLVGALDILVKKTCPDHSFTGFFTMPACPPAIVNLFKDKAPLVLGLFLGTAALLIIVLACSSILAKEIKRTKNTVSNTKIIGTNNGIY; translated from the exons ATGGCTCTGGATCTGTGCGGACAGCTGTGCAAGTTTATTCTCATCATCTTCAACATCGTGTTCGCC CTGCTTGGCGCTGCCATGCTGGGCCTAGGTCTGTGGCTGCGGTTTGGCGCCGACACGCGAGGCCTCTTCGACGTCAACTTAAACACACTGCAGTTTGTCATCG GTGTGATGGTGCTGATCGTCCTGGGTGCAGTGATACTGGTGGGCGCCGTGTTTGGAGACTACGGCGCCTGCAGCGAGAGCAGCGGCGCCCTGACAGTG TTTGCCGTCTTTCTGTCCATCGTATTTTGGTTAGTGGTTGGAGCAGGAGTATTCGCCATCATAAGGAGTGATGAG GTGGCGGAGCAGATGGCCATGTTCTACACGACGGTGTATGCAAAGTATTTGAATACGGATGACCCTAGCATGACGGTCACTCTGACCTTAATGCATAAATGG TTCCAGTGCTGTGGATTGGTGGGAGCCCTGGACATTCTGGTCAAAAAGACGTGCCCCGATCACAGCTTCACCGGATTCTTCACTATGCCT gcctgtCCCCCAGCCATCGTCAACCTGTTTAAGGACAAGGCTCCGTTGGTTCTGGGCCTGTTCCTGGGTACAGCTGCTCTgctg ATCATAGTGCTGGCATGCAGTTCTATCCTTGCGAAGGAGATTAAAAGGACAAAGAATACAGTCTCCAATACTAAGATTATTGGTACCAATAATGGTATATATTAA